From one Polynucleobacter sp. UK-FUSCHL-C3 genomic stretch:
- a CDS encoding BCD family MFS transporter, which translates to MNSAALHHDKLTWIAIARLGLIQASLGAVVVLTTSVLNRVMVIELALPALLPGLLVAMHYLVQFIRPRMGFGSDQSGRSTPWIQGGMLVLASGGVLAAIAVGLMSESLPWGIALAIVAFMMIGLGVSASGTALLVLLAKRVDEKRKAAAASCVWLMMIFGFAMTAGISGRLLDPFSFERLVLVSLSVSCIAVVLSFTALYGLEPKVSKEITPNNNQAKLRFKEALADVWQESRVRRFTIFVFISMLAYSSQDLILEPFAGSAFGLTPGETTSLSGLQHAGVLCGMLLCGFVTNKSKSPSLSSLRMWTVGGCIASALAMLSLVMSGIVGPSWPFLGTVFILGVSNGAFSIAAIGSMMQFAGVGKEKREGVRMGVWGAAQAIAFGLGGILGTGASDLARYLLGDPVAAYASVFLIEAILFMAAAILSFYIRPVERVVQIEKQNTSISGRLISHGGSS; encoded by the coding sequence ATGAATAGCGCCGCACTCCACCATGACAAGCTTACATGGATTGCTATTGCTCGCTTGGGTCTTATACAGGCTTCGTTGGGAGCCGTCGTGGTATTGACCACATCGGTTTTAAATCGAGTGATGGTGATTGAGTTAGCTCTTCCCGCTTTGCTCCCAGGCCTCTTGGTTGCGATGCATTATTTAGTGCAATTTATTCGACCACGGATGGGCTTTGGGTCTGATCAAAGCGGCCGATCTACTCCTTGGATTCAGGGGGGTATGTTGGTATTGGCCAGCGGTGGCGTATTGGCTGCCATAGCCGTGGGGCTCATGAGTGAAAGCCTACCCTGGGGCATTGCTCTAGCGATTGTGGCATTCATGATGATCGGACTTGGTGTAAGCGCTAGCGGTACGGCTTTGTTGGTGTTGTTAGCGAAACGAGTGGATGAGAAACGAAAAGCTGCTGCTGCGAGTTGCGTTTGGCTCATGATGATTTTTGGTTTTGCCATGACCGCTGGTATAAGCGGCCGACTACTAGACCCATTTTCATTTGAACGATTGGTACTGGTTTCCTTAAGCGTTTCATGTATTGCTGTCGTGCTTAGCTTTACTGCTCTATATGGACTTGAGCCGAAAGTTAGCAAAGAAATAACACCCAATAATAATCAAGCAAAATTACGATTTAAAGAAGCTCTTGCTGATGTATGGCAGGAGTCACGGGTTCGTCGATTCACCATCTTTGTATTCATCTCGATGCTGGCGTATAGCTCGCAAGATTTAATTCTGGAACCGTTTGCAGGTTCTGCTTTTGGCTTGACACCAGGAGAGACCACCAGCCTATCTGGATTACAGCATGCAGGCGTACTCTGCGGTATGTTGTTATGTGGTTTTGTGACGAATAAAAGTAAAAGTCCCAGCCTCTCTTCTTTGCGGATGTGGACCGTTGGGGGCTGTATTGCATCAGCCTTGGCGATGCTGAGTTTGGTGATGTCAGGAATAGTAGGCCCAAGTTGGCCATTTCTGGGTACGGTATTTATCTTGGGTGTATCTAATGGCGCATTCTCTATTGCCGCAATTGGTTCGATGATGCAATTTGCTGGGGTGGGCAAGGAGAAACGTGAGGGCGTGCGGATGGGCGTCTGGGGTGCCGCTCAGGCGATTGCCTTTGGCTTAGGCGGGATCTTAGGGACTGGCGCAAGCGATCTCGCCCGCTACCTATTGGGAGATCCAGTGGCCGCATACGCCAGTGTCTTCTTAATTGAAGCTATTTTATTTATGGCTGCTGCAATTCTTTCGTTTTACATTCGGCCTGTTGAGCGAGTAGTGCAAATAGAGAAACAAAATACATCAATATCCGGTCGTTTAATTTCCCATGGAGGATCATCATGA
- a CDS encoding BCD family MFS transporter: protein MKSLNINLFQAWRRISPSLMPFSDVATKDLPLSKWLRLALFQVSVGMATVMLIGTLNRVMIVEMGVAASLVALMVALPLVFAPFRALVGFRSDRHRSFLGWKRVPYIWLGSWLQFGGLAIMPFSLILLSGDSNWPAWFSHIAAALAFLLVGAGMQVTQTAGLALASDLATPASRPRVVALMYVMFLLGMVFSSLLFGFLLKDFSPVRLIQVVQGAAALTMLFNLLALWKQEARQPKTKEQLAMEPIIRFQDSWKQFAKQDKVIRFLVALGMGTAAFSMQDIILEPYGAEVLGLSVSATTLLTSLTALGALLAFMLAAKVLNRSIDSHRLAAVGVLCGIFAFTCVIFSEPLLSPTLFRIGAFLIGFGGGLFAVSTLATAMSFDSLGMNGLVIGAWGAVSASAAGLAIGLGGVIRDLVSSLAVSGTLGSVLVSPGTGYSFVYHIELFLLFATLVAVGPLVVMKRSMPMHSDSKFGLAEFPS from the coding sequence ATGAAATCGCTCAACATCAACCTTTTCCAAGCATGGCGTCGTATTTCGCCAAGCTTGATGCCGTTCTCTGATGTGGCAACCAAAGACCTGCCTTTAAGTAAATGGTTACGCCTTGCATTATTTCAAGTATCGGTTGGGATGGCGACGGTCATGTTGATTGGTACTCTGAATCGCGTCATGATTGTGGAAATGGGTGTAGCAGCTAGTCTTGTCGCGTTGATGGTTGCACTGCCTTTAGTATTTGCTCCTTTTAGAGCCTTGGTGGGCTTTCGGAGTGATCGTCATCGCTCATTCCTTGGCTGGAAACGAGTCCCCTACATTTGGTTAGGCAGTTGGTTGCAATTTGGTGGCTTAGCCATCATGCCATTTTCATTGATATTACTTTCAGGCGATTCTAATTGGCCTGCATGGTTTAGTCATATTGCTGCAGCTCTTGCATTTTTATTGGTGGGGGCCGGTATGCAAGTGACCCAAACGGCGGGTTTAGCATTAGCCTCTGATTTGGCAACACCTGCCTCTCGTCCTCGCGTAGTGGCACTGATGTATGTCATGTTCTTACTAGGCATGGTTTTTAGTAGTCTCTTGTTTGGTTTTCTACTTAAAGATTTCTCACCCGTTCGTTTAATTCAGGTAGTGCAAGGCGCGGCGGCATTAACGATGCTCTTTAATCTGCTTGCATTATGGAAGCAAGAAGCACGTCAGCCAAAGACTAAAGAGCAATTAGCGATGGAGCCGATCATTCGTTTTCAGGACTCCTGGAAACAATTTGCTAAGCAAGATAAAGTGATTCGGTTTCTAGTCGCTCTTGGCATGGGTACCGCTGCTTTTAGTATGCAAGACATTATTCTGGAGCCTTACGGTGCAGAGGTGTTGGGTTTATCCGTTAGCGCTACTACCTTGCTAACCAGCCTTACTGCCCTAGGAGCTCTGCTGGCATTTATGCTGGCCGCAAAAGTATTAAACCGTTCAATTGACTCACATCGCCTAGCAGCAGTTGGTGTTTTGTGCGGTATTTTTGCCTTTACCTGCGTTATTTTTTCTGAGCCACTACTATCCCCAACCTTATTTAGGATTGGCGCTTTCTTAATTGGATTTGGCGGTGGTTTATTTGCCGTGAGTACTCTCGCAACGGCCATGAGTTTTGACTCCTTAGGTATGAACGGTTTAGTTATTGGTGCGTGGGGCGCTGTGAGCGCTTCCGCTGCTGGTTTAGCGATTGGGCTTGGCGGAGTGATTCGGGATTTAGTGTCAAGTTTGGCTGTATCTGGAACCCTTGGTTCTGTTCTGGTTTCACCAGGTACTGGCTATAGCTTTGTGTATCACATTGAGTTGTTTTTGTTGTTTGCAACCTTAGTAGCAGTTGGTCCATTGGTCGTGATGAAGCGATCGATGCCAATGCATTCGGATTCGAAGTTTGGATTAGCTGAGTTTCCAAGCTAA
- the chlG gene encoding chlorophyll synthase ChlG: MGTSVLNQTSERSWPTPSAILELLKPITWFPPMWAFSCGVIASGQSLFNQWHLLLAGVILAGPMVCATSQAINDWFDRHVDAINEPQRPIPSGRMPGRSGLYVACIWTGLSLLLGWFISPWAFVATLIGLALAWAYSAPPLRLKQNGWWGNAACGLSYEGLAWFTGSAVMLGDTFPSSHSILFALLYSIGAHGIMTLNDFKAIEGDRQMGVRSLPVQLGVQGAAWNACIMMIVPQCIVVGYLFWLAMPFHALAVIGLIIGQMIMMRYFLGDPIKRALFLSGFGVPLFVSGMMVSAFAVS, translated from the coding sequence ATGGGGACTTCGGTCTTAAACCAGACGAGCGAGCGCTCGTGGCCAACTCCATCTGCCATTTTGGAGTTGTTAAAGCCAATCACATGGTTTCCGCCCATGTGGGCTTTTTCCTGTGGCGTAATTGCTTCGGGGCAATCTTTATTCAATCAATGGCATCTTCTATTAGCCGGTGTAATCTTGGCAGGCCCGATGGTTTGTGCCACTAGTCAGGCCATTAACGATTGGTTTGATCGCCACGTTGATGCTATTAATGAACCACAGCGCCCAATCCCCTCTGGTAGGATGCCCGGGCGTTCGGGCTTATATGTAGCCTGTATTTGGACTGGCTTATCGCTTTTGTTGGGATGGTTCATTAGTCCATGGGCTTTTGTCGCAACCCTAATTGGCTTAGCCTTAGCATGGGCATATAGTGCTCCGCCATTAAGACTAAAGCAAAACGGCTGGTGGGGTAATGCTGCTTGCGGATTATCGTATGAAGGTTTAGCTTGGTTTACTGGCTCGGCTGTGATGCTTGGCGATACCTTTCCATCATCTCACTCCATTTTGTTTGCATTGCTCTACAGCATTGGTGCTCACGGCATTATGACATTGAATGATTTCAAAGCAATTGAAGGTGACCGGCAAATGGGAGTGCGTTCTTTGCCAGTTCAGTTAGGAGTGCAGGGTGCTGCATGGAATGCTTGCATCATGATGATCGTGCCACAGTGCATTGTTGTTGGATATTTGTTTTGGCTCGCTATGCCTTTTCATGCATTAGCAGTAATTGGTTTAATTATTGGCCAGATGATCATGATGCGGTATTTCTTAGGGGATCCAATTAAGCGCGCTTTGTTTTTAAGTGGTTTTGGCGTCCCTCTCTTTGTTAGTGGAATGATGGTTAGCGCGTTTGCAGTGAGTTAA
- a CDS encoding geranylgeranyl diphosphate reductase, giving the protein MSSLETFDAVVVGGGPAGATAAGDLAKMGHKVLLLDRAGRIKPCGGAIPPRLIKDFEIPDELLVAKARSARMISPKNNQVDIPIDGGFVGMVDRDKFDEWLRVRAANDGATRRTGIFETITRDTDGTAILHYRIHSSNRLEEDQRGAVRAKAIIGADGAKSGVGRSAIPGAKDVDYVFAYHEIVRVPDAPPQGYDGSRCDVFYQGTLSPDFYGWIFPHGNTMSIGTGSADKGFSLRKAVADLKKITGLEKVELLRHEGAPLPMKPLKKWDNDRDVILAGDAAGVVAPASGEGIYYAMVGGRLAAESIHELLETGNVKALAKARKRFMKEHGTVFLVLGIMQRFWYGNDKRRERFVKMCEDKDVQRLTFESYMHKKLVRKDPMAHIKIFFKDMAHLLGMAKV; this is encoded by the coding sequence ATGAGTTCCCTTGAAACCTTTGACGCCGTTGTTGTGGGCGGTGGACCTGCAGGCGCAACTGCAGCTGGCGATTTAGCCAAAATGGGACATAAAGTCCTGCTCCTTGATCGTGCTGGCCGAATTAAGCCATGCGGTGGAGCGATTCCCCCGCGTTTAATCAAGGATTTTGAGATTCCGGATGAGCTCTTAGTAGCAAAAGCACGTTCTGCACGCATGATCTCGCCGAAGAACAACCAGGTAGATATTCCGATTGATGGTGGATTTGTGGGAATGGTCGATCGCGATAAGTTTGATGAGTGGTTACGCGTTCGTGCGGCCAATGATGGTGCTACACGGCGCACTGGTATCTTTGAGACGATTACTCGCGACACGGATGGGACAGCAATTCTGCATTACCGTATTCATTCTTCCAATCGCTTAGAAGAAGATCAAAGGGGAGCGGTTAGGGCAAAAGCGATTATTGGGGCAGATGGTGCAAAGTCTGGAGTTGGCCGCAGCGCCATACCAGGTGCAAAAGATGTTGATTATGTCTTTGCCTATCATGAAATTGTGCGTGTGCCCGATGCGCCTCCTCAGGGTTATGACGGCTCTCGCTGCGATGTCTTTTATCAAGGTACTTTATCCCCTGATTTCTATGGTTGGATTTTTCCCCATGGCAATACGATGAGTATCGGTACTGGTAGTGCCGATAAAGGTTTTTCATTAAGAAAAGCAGTCGCTGACCTAAAAAAGATAACAGGTTTAGAGAAGGTCGAATTATTACGTCACGAAGGTGCCCCATTGCCCATGAAGCCCCTGAAGAAATGGGATAACGATCGGGATGTCATTTTGGCTGGTGATGCTGCAGGGGTTGTTGCACCAGCCTCAGGCGAGGGTATTTATTACGCTATGGTTGGCGGTCGCTTGGCCGCAGAATCTATCCATGAGTTATTGGAAACAGGTAATGTTAAGGCTTTAGCAAAAGCACGCAAACGCTTCATGAAGGAGCACGGTACAGTGTTCTTGGTCTTGGGCATCATGCAACGCTTTTGGTATGGTAACGATAAGCGCCGTGAGCGTTTTGTCAAAATGTGTGAAGACAAAGATGTTCAGCGATTAACTTTTGAGTCATACATGCACAAGAAACTGGTTCGCAAAGACCCCATGGCACACATCAAGATCTTTTTTAAAGATATGGCCCATCTATTGGGTATGGCAAAGGTATGA
- the bchM gene encoding magnesium protoporphyrin IX methyltransferase, giving the protein MQHHSYLEKRGQLEQYFDRTAFDAWAKLTSTAPVSGIRKTVRAGRDEMRNVLLAYLPSDLSGQRVLDAGCGTGALAVELAKRGARVMATDISPTLIKLARERLPSDLPNGSIEFFAGDMLDPSLGQFDHVVCMDSMIHYHRHDIAKALAGLAERTRNTIAFTFAPKNPFLSTMIAVGRLFPRGDRAPFIEPVAEQTLAKLITQEALLESWQIASTQKIARGFYISQAMALRKS; this is encoded by the coding sequence ATGCAACATCATTCGTATCTCGAAAAGCGCGGTCAGCTAGAGCAGTATTTTGATCGCACTGCCTTTGATGCATGGGCTAAGTTAACCTCGACTGCGCCAGTGAGTGGTATTCGTAAGACGGTTCGTGCTGGGCGCGATGAAATGCGTAATGTGTTACTTGCGTACTTACCAAGCGATCTTAGCGGGCAGCGTGTCTTGGATGCCGGTTGTGGAACAGGAGCACTTGCTGTGGAATTAGCAAAGCGGGGCGCTCGGGTGATGGCAACCGATATTTCTCCAACTTTAATCAAGCTAGCCCGAGAGCGTTTACCCAGTGATTTACCAAATGGCTCGATCGAGTTTTTTGCGGGTGATATGTTGGATCCCAGTTTGGGTCAATTTGATCACGTAGTATGCATGGATTCCATGATTCATTATCACCGCCATGATATTGCTAAAGCATTGGCTGGACTCGCAGAGCGTACTCGAAATACCATCGCATTTACATTCGCCCCCAAGAATCCCTTTTTATCGACCATGATTGCAGTGGGACGATTATTTCCCAGGGGTGATCGCGCACCATTTATTGAACCTGTGGCAGAGCAAACTTTAGCCAAGTTAATTACCCAAGAGGCACTCTTAGAATCTTGGCAAATTGCAAGTACGCAAAAGATTGCCCGTGGTTTTTATATTTCTCAGGCGATGGCTCTTCGCAAATCATGA
- the bchL gene encoding ferredoxin:protochlorophyllide reductase (ATP-dependent) iron-sulfur ATP-binding protein, which produces MNVVNIPVSDMKGRRPDGDGSVQVQLDPNLKIGKAKVFAVYGKGGIGKSTTSSNLSVAFSKLGKRVIQIGCDPKHDSTFTLTKKLMPTVIDVLEKVDFHSEELRVEDFVYEGYNGVMCVEAGGPPAGTGCGGYVVGQTVKLLKEHHLLEDTDVVIFDVLGDVVCGGFAAPLQHADRALIVTANDFDSIFAMNRIIQAIGAKAKNYNVRLGGVIANRSAATDQIDKFNEKVGLKTMAHFPDLDVIRRSRLKKSTLFEMEQSPELDLVQKEYLRLAAALWAGTDPLPAVPMKDRDIFDLLGFD; this is translated from the coding sequence ATGAACGTAGTCAATATACCGGTAAGTGACATGAAGGGTCGACGACCTGACGGCGATGGTAGTGTTCAGGTTCAACTTGATCCTAATTTAAAGATTGGTAAAGCAAAAGTATTTGCTGTGTATGGCAAAGGAGGGATTGGTAAAAGTACAACTTCATCCAACTTGTCAGTTGCCTTCTCAAAATTAGGAAAGCGTGTCATCCAAATTGGATGCGATCCGAAGCATGATTCCACCTTTACGCTCACCAAGAAGTTGATGCCTACGGTGATTGATGTCTTGGAGAAAGTCGATTTTCATTCCGAAGAGCTTCGCGTTGAAGACTTTGTCTATGAGGGTTATAACGGTGTAATGTGTGTAGAAGCTGGTGGACCACCAGCAGGAACTGGCTGCGGAGGTTATGTCGTTGGTCAAACGGTCAAACTTCTAAAAGAACACCACCTCTTGGAAGACACCGATGTAGTCATCTTTGACGTCTTGGGTGATGTGGTCTGCGGTGGTTTTGCAGCACCCTTGCAGCACGCTGATCGGGCACTGATTGTGACTGCGAATGATTTTGATTCTATCTTTGCGATGAATCGCATCATTCAGGCGATTGGCGCTAAAGCCAAAAACTATAACGTTCGTTTAGGCGGCGTGATTGCGAATCGCAGTGCGGCTACAGATCAAATTGATAAATTTAATGAGAAGGTGGGCCTAAAGACCATGGCGCACTTTCCAGATTTGGATGTTATACGTCGTAGTCGCTTAAAAAAGTCCACTTTGTTTGAGATGGAGCAATCGCCCGAGCTCGATCTGGTTCAAAAAGAATATTTACGACTTGCGGCTGCTCTTTGGGCTGGAACTGACCCATTGCCAGCGGTGCCAATGAAGGACCGCGATATTTTTGATCTCTTAGGATTTGATTGA
- the puhA gene encoding photosynthetic reaction center subunit H, whose amino-acid sequence MGTGAITQYVDVAQLALYAFWVFFAILVYYLTVEGKREGFPLEYDQAGKVRRAEGIAGMPSPKIFKTQFGGDISIPRDEPLERLAAKPANRLNGSPIEPTGNPMLDGIGPGAYANRADVPDHTSEGDPRIVPMRILGGFSIARQDIDPRGLNVVGADGVRGGTIKEIWVDRAEMMIRYLEIETTPEAGGRRVLLPMNFARVARNQVSVQAVLGRHFVSVPATKSTEQITLLEEEKIMAYFGAGTLYATPERSEPLV is encoded by the coding sequence ATGGGAACTGGAGCAATTACACAATACGTTGATGTCGCACAATTAGCCCTATATGCATTTTGGGTCTTTTTTGCCATTCTGGTCTATTACCTAACTGTTGAGGGTAAGCGGGAGGGGTTTCCTCTCGAATACGATCAAGCGGGTAAAGTACGGCGTGCTGAAGGCATTGCTGGAATGCCATCGCCTAAAATCTTTAAAACCCAATTTGGCGGTGACATCTCAATACCACGGGATGAGCCGCTTGAGCGACTTGCCGCAAAGCCGGCAAATCGACTCAATGGCTCACCCATCGAGCCAACAGGTAACCCTATGCTCGATGGAATTGGTCCTGGCGCATATGCCAATCGTGCTGATGTTCCTGACCATACCTCAGAAGGAGATCCACGGATAGTGCCCATGCGTATCTTGGGCGGATTCAGTATCGCTCGTCAAGATATTGATCCACGTGGCTTAAATGTAGTTGGCGCCGATGGTGTGCGGGGTGGAACGATTAAAGAGATTTGGGTAGATCGTGCTGAGATGATGATTCGCTATCTCGAAATTGAAACCACTCCAGAAGCCGGTGGCCGACGCGTTCTCTTGCCCATGAACTTTGCTCGAGTTGCACGTAATCAAGTTTCGGTTCAAGCAGTTCTCGGTAGGCACTTTGTAAGCGTTCCTGCCACAAAGAGTACTGAACAGATTACCTTGCTCGAAGAGGAAAAAATCATGGCCTACTTTGGGGCTGGCACTTTATATGCCACACCCGAGAGAAGTGAGCCATTGGTTTAA
- the puhB gene encoding photosynthetic complex putative assembly protein PuhB codes for MSTLYQAPEHEFEAQPGLPEPLPPNEEIIWQGGPDLKAFALHAFHMHWFALYFGAMVLLKAIAVSQSVGGWSQEWPGFVWALGLSIAALVLIGLLAYWSVNTTMYTLTNRRLVMRIGIVLTITFNLPLKRLAQAGIHVYKDGSADIPIRLNAEDKIPYLHLWPHARAWKLAHPEPMIRCVADGKHVASLFADAWASANQVDLNQRESSPLNGNPAKSTNHAYGSDMALVKVGQSSL; via the coding sequence ATGAGCACTCTTTATCAAGCGCCAGAGCACGAGTTCGAGGCCCAACCGGGCTTACCAGAGCCTTTGCCACCTAATGAGGAAATTATTTGGCAGGGGGGCCCTGATCTCAAAGCCTTTGCGCTACATGCCTTTCATATGCATTGGTTTGCTTTGTACTTCGGGGCGATGGTTCTATTAAAGGCCATTGCCGTTAGTCAGTCTGTGGGCGGTTGGAGTCAAGAGTGGCCAGGATTTGTTTGGGCCTTAGGACTCTCTATTGCTGCTTTGGTCTTGATTGGCTTGTTGGCCTATTGGTCAGTCAATACAACCATGTACACCTTGACGAATCGCCGCTTAGTAATGCGAATTGGGATTGTATTGACGATTACCTTTAATTTGCCACTCAAGCGCTTAGCGCAGGCTGGGATTCATGTTTATAAGGATGGAAGCGCCGACATTCCGATTCGCTTAAATGCTGAGGATAAGATTCCGTATCTTCATTTATGGCCTCATGCCCGCGCCTGGAAATTAGCACATCCCGAGCCCATGATCCGGTGCGTAGCGGATGGTAAGCATGTTGCCAGTCTGTTTGCAGACGCTTGGGCCAGCGCCAACCAGGTTGATCTTAATCAGCGTGAGTCAAGTCCTCTTAACGGTAATCCAGCAAAGTCTACAAATCATGCTTACGGGTCTGATATGGCGCTAGTAAAAGTGGGTCAATCAAGCCTATGA
- the puhC gene encoding photosynthetic complex assembly protein PuhC, giving the protein MILPSLRLSRSTTLTMLGTVAAVVFLTWVITQSQVSARYPDAPAKQVKQLRFEDRSDGSIAVFDYQTGKQIDSIVGEAGFVRGALRTLAQERKRRDIDSKPPFELIARQDGRLTLIDPSTGRTIDLESFGEINAKHFARLLRLDSQATQQR; this is encoded by the coding sequence ATGATTTTGCCTTCCCTAAGACTTTCGCGTAGTACAACTTTAACAATGCTGGGCACTGTCGCGGCAGTCGTATTTTTGACTTGGGTTATCACCCAGTCGCAAGTTAGTGCGCGTTATCCGGATGCGCCTGCAAAACAAGTGAAGCAACTTCGTTTTGAGGACCGTAGCGATGGCTCTATTGCTGTTTTTGACTACCAAACTGGCAAGCAAATTGATTCAATCGTCGGTGAAGCAGGGTTCGTACGCGGCGCTTTGCGAACGCTAGCGCAGGAGCGTAAACGCCGTGATATTGATAGTAAGCCCCCATTTGAATTAATTGCCCGTCAAGATGGGCGCCTGACATTAATAGACCCCAGTACAGGTCGCACGATTGACCTAGAGTCTTTTGGGGAGATTAATGCAAAACACTTTGCTCGTCTGTTACGTTTAGACAGTCAAGCCACACAACAACGTTAA
- the acsF gene encoding magnesium-protoporphyrin IX monomethyl ester (oxidative) cyclase: MESAESLLRDQIPAAAKVNESTKMALQDAVLSPRFYTTNFDEVDKTNIDALRSEWNVLMAEFAADINSDHFQRPANMDKNYSNVDPELYDEFVDFLISSITSEFSGCILYAEIKRKVKNEDMKLLYGYMARDESRHAGFINQWLKDFDIGIDLGFLAKAKKYTYFKPKFIYYATYLSEKIGYARYITIFRELEKKPELRFHPIFLWFERWCNDEFRHGEAFALIMRANPNLLTGLNKYWIRFFCLAVYSTMYVRDHSRPQLYKAMQISPTDYDKKVLHITNEITKQVFPITLNLDDPRFYECMNQMLALFQKMDVYKAKGGLAAKMMVPIMGIRVGLVFARAFFLPVRNHELPRNVRLAPSW, encoded by the coding sequence ATGGAATCCGCAGAAAGTCTATTACGGGATCAGATACCAGCAGCAGCCAAGGTCAACGAGTCTACCAAGATGGCTTTGCAGGACGCTGTTCTGAGCCCACGTTTTTACACCACTAATTTTGATGAAGTGGATAAAACTAATATTGATGCACTTCGTTCGGAATGGAATGTCTTAATGGCCGAGTTTGCAGCAGATATTAATTCTGATCACTTTCAACGTCCAGCCAATATGGATAAGAACTATTCCAATGTTGATCCTGAGCTTTATGATGAGTTTGTTGACTTTTTAATTAGCTCAATTACCTCCGAGTTCTCAGGCTGTATTTTGTATGCCGAGATTAAGCGTAAGGTCAAGAATGAAGATATGAAGTTGCTTTATGGCTATATGGCACGTGATGAGTCCCGGCATGCGGGTTTCATTAACCAGTGGCTCAAAGACTTTGATATTGGAATTGATTTAGGGTTTTTGGCAAAAGCGAAAAAGTACACCTACTTTAAGCCAAAGTTCATTTACTACGCGACGTATTTATCCGAAAAGATTGGTTATGCTCGTTACATCACCATTTTCCGTGAGCTTGAGAAAAAACCAGAGTTACGTTTTCATCCAATATTTCTCTGGTTTGAAAGATGGTGTAACGACGAGTTTCGCCACGGCGAGGCATTTGCATTAATCATGCGCGCCAATCCCAATCTTCTTACGGGGCTCAACAAATACTGGATCCGGTTTTTCTGCTTAGCGGTATACAGCACCATGTACGTCAGAGATCATTCCCGTCCACAACTTTATAAAGCAATGCAGATCTCTCCGACTGATTATGACAAGAAGGTTTTGCATATTACCAATGAGATTACTAAGCAAGTATTTCCGATTACCCTTAATTTAGATGACCCAAGATTTTATGAGTGTATGAACCAGATGCTTGCATTGTTTCAAAAGATGGATGTTTATAAGGCCAAGGGTGGTCTGGCTGCCAAAATGATGGTCCCGATTATGGGTATTCGCGTTGGCCTAGTCTTTGCCCGAGCATTTTTCTTGCCAGTACGTAACCACGAGCTTCCCCGCAATGTTCGTTTGGCGCCAAGCTGGTAA
- the puhE gene encoding putative photosynthetic complex assembly protein PuhE yields MSTFAFPLLYTVFAWWFGTGIILLLNQRPRSTHQTTFWMSGVVLLFALVGLKTSANLNTVAGAYCGFTCALLVWAWQEIGFLLGYVTGSRRTACPPECRGFRKAFYAFQTIAHHELALLVLGAAVALVTWGGSNLIGLWTFIILWAMRQSAKLNVFLGVLNLNEKFLPVHLKYIHSYFTKRAMNPLLPVSILMACLFAIPLWQTAFATGVTPYQIASSTILATLLSLAILEHILMVLPLSTEGLWKWGLRS; encoded by the coding sequence ATGAGCACTTTTGCCTTTCCATTGCTCTACACCGTCTTTGCATGGTGGTTTGGGACGGGCATCATTTTGCTTCTTAATCAACGACCACGTTCAACCCATCAAACCACCTTTTGGATGAGTGGTGTTGTATTGCTATTTGCTTTGGTTGGCTTAAAGACTAGCGCTAATTTAAATACAGTCGCTGGAGCGTATTGCGGCTTTACATGCGCACTTCTTGTATGGGCCTGGCAAGAAATTGGTTTTTTACTGGGTTACGTAACAGGATCAAGACGGACTGCTTGCCCTCCTGAATGCCGTGGATTTAGGAAGGCTTTTTATGCGTTTCAGACCATTGCCCATCATGAGTTAGCCTTACTTGTTTTGGGCGCTGCTGTTGCCCTGGTGACATGGGGCGGAAGTAATTTAATTGGATTGTGGACTTTCATCATTTTGTGGGCCATGCGTCAAAGTGCCAAGCTGAATGTGTTCTTGGGGGTTCTCAATTTGAATGAGAAGTTTTTACCAGTACACCTGAAATACATCCATAGCTATTTCACGAAGCGGGCGATGAACCCCTTGTTGCCAGTTTCTATTTTGATGGCGTGTTTATTTGCAATACCACTGTGGCAGACAGCATTTGCTACTGGGGTAACGCCATATCAAATCGCATCATCCACCATTTTGGCTACTTTGTTATCGCTGGCGATTTTGGAACACATCTTAATGGTATTGCCGTTATCAACTGAGGGATTGTGGAAATGGGGACTTCGGTCTTAA